One part of the Caldisalinibacter kiritimatiensis genome encodes these proteins:
- a CDS encoding PTS fructose transporter subunit IIB, whose translation MKIVAVTACPTGVAHTFMAKSALEKAAKKLGYTIKVETQGAMGIENEITTKDLEDAEVVILAVETGISKMERFRGKKIVKVGVTDAMRKPEKLILKALGK comes from the coding sequence TTGAAAATTGTTGCTGTAACAGCTTGTCCAACAGGCGTAGCACATACTTTTATGGCTAAATCAGCATTAGAAAAAGCTGCAAAAAAACTAGGATATACTATTAAGGTTGAGACCCAAGGAGCAATGGGAATCGAAAACGAAATTACCACAAAAGATTTGGAAGATGCAGAGGTAGTGATTTTAGCAGTAGAAACAGGAATATCAAAAATGGAACGATTTAGAGGAAAAAAGATCGTTAAAGTAGGAGTTACTGATGCGATGCGTAAGCCTGAAAAATTGATTTTAAAGGCACTTGGAAAATAG
- a CDS encoding PTS sugar transporter subunit IIA, with the protein MDIINDKLIKLNLKVNTQLEAIEELTKLLYNTNRITSEDVFIKGVLDREKAITTGFGNGIAIPHCKSECVLNPSIAIGKSINPLEWNALDDKPVNFIILLAVPKKDSGTMHLRLLSRLSEKLMDDEFRTALKNANTSNEILVLLNNINILNKH; encoded by the coding sequence ATGGACATAATAAATGATAAATTAATAAAATTAAACTTAAAAGTCAATACACAGTTAGAAGCTATAGAGGAGTTGACTAAATTATTATATAACACTAATAGAATCACTTCTGAAGATGTGTTTATAAAAGGAGTTTTAGATAGAGAAAAAGCAATTACAACAGGATTCGGTAATGGTATAGCAATACCACATTGTAAAAGTGAATGTGTATTAAATCCAAGTATAGCAATTGGTAAAAGTATAAATCCACTAGAGTGGAATGCATTAGATGATAAACCTGTAAATTTTATCATACTACTAGCAGTACCTAAAAAAGATTCTGGCACTATGCATTTAAGGTTATTATCAAGACTTTCAGAAAAACTTATGGATGACGAGTTTAGAACTGCTTTAAAGAATGCAAATACTTCAAATGAAATTTTAGTATTATTAAACAACATTAATATCTTAAATAAGCACTAA